The DNA sequence CAGCAGCAGGGCGACCAGCAGGCCACCGAGGAGGAACGGCCAGGAACGCTTGCTCATCGGGCACCTCCGGCGACCGGGACGGCGGGAACCGGGACGGCCGGCTTCTTCAGGGCGCGCAGCGCGTACACCAGATCGGGGCGGACCCGGGCGACGGTGACCACTGTGGTGGCGGTGATCAGGCCCTCGCCGATGCCGATCAGCAGGTGGGCGACGGCCATGGTGCCGGCCAGCCCGCCGAGGTTGCCACCGAGGTCGGTGGTGCCGCCCAGCCAGTACTGGAGCACGAAGCCCTGCGACGCGACCACGACGCTGACCAGCGCGGAGACGAACGCGGTGACGGCCAGCCCGGCCGGGGTGCGCGGCAGCACCCGCAGCAGCAACGCGATCAGCAGGTACGCGGCGGCGGTGCCGAGGATCGCCATGTTGGTGATGTTGAGGCCGAGCATGGCCACCCCGCCGTCGCCGAACACCAGGGCCTGCACGACCAGCACCACGGCGACGCAGAGCGCGCCCACCCAGGGGCCGACCAGCAGCGCCGCGAGCGCGCCACCGAGCAGGTGACCGCTCACGCCGGCGGTGAAGATCGGGAAGTTGAGCATCTGCACGGCGAAGATGAACGCCGCCACCAGGCCGGCCATCGGCGCCAGCCGGTCGTCGAGGTCGGCCCGGCCGCGCAGCACGCAGAACGTGAGCGCGGCGAGCGCGAAGGCCGCGAAGATCGCGGCGACGGGACCGTCGATGATCCCGTTGGAGATGTGCATCGCCAGGGTTTCCACGGGCCGAGCCTATTTCCCGGACGGCGTTGTTGCCAATCCCTTGCAACAAGCCATGGTGATGATCACCGTCCGGCCGCGCGTCGCCGTCCGCCACCGACCCCCGGGCAGCGGTATCGTCACCGCCATGACCGACCGCCTGAACCCCGGCGACCCCGCCCCCGAATTCACCCTCCCCACCGACGACGGCGCGACGCTCTCCCTGGCCGACCTGCGCGGTCGCAAGGTCATCCTGTACGCGTACCCGGCCGCCATGACGCCCGGCTGCACGAAGCAGGCGTGCGACTTCCGCGACTCGCTCGCCTCGCTGCAGTCCGCCGGCTACCAGGTGGTCGGCATCTCGCCCGACAAGCCGGCGAAGCTGGCGAAGTTCCGCGAGCGGGACGCCATCACGTTCCCGCTGGTCGCCGACGAGGACAAGGCGGTGCTGACCGCGTACGGGGCGTACGGCGAGAAGCAGTCCTACGGGCGCACCGTCACCGGCGTGATCCGCTCCACGTTCGTCATCGACGCCGACGGCAAGGTCGAGCGGGCGCTCTACAACGTCAAGGCCACCGGGCACGTCGCCAAGCTGCGCCGCGACCTCGGTCTCGACTGAACCTGTCGGAGGCCGCCGCTACCGTCGGCACGTGGTTCGCTACCGGTACTCCCCCGAGCTGCTGGCCGCGACCGCCGCGCAGGCCCACAGCGTCACCGAGGTCATGCGGCTGCTCGGGGTGCGGGTCAGCGGCGGGTCGCACGCGCACATCAGCCGGCAGCTCAAGCGCTTCGGCATCGACACCTCGCACTTCACCGGGCAGGCCCACAACAGGGGCGGGCGCGGCGTCCGCCTGCCGGTGACGGCGCTGCTCGCGAACCGCCCGGAAGGCAGCCGCAGGGTTGCCGGCCATCGGCTCAGGCGGGCGCTGTACGCGATCGGCCTGCCGGAGGAGTGCGAGGCGTGCGGGATCGGCGCCACCTGGCAGGGTGCACCGCTCACGCTGCACGTCGACCACATCAACGGCGACTTCCTGGACAACCGGCCACGCAACCTGCGGCTGCTCTGCCCGAACTGCCACAGCCAGACCGCCACGTACGCCGGCAACCGGAGGCCGGCCGTGCCGGCGCCGGACGTGGTCTACGATCCGGAGGCTGTGACACCGACCGGCTTCCCGATCGGCAGGCGCCTGCGGCGTCGGCCAGAATGGCCGTGGAGGACGACGGTGTTCACCGTGAAGGGGTCGTAGCCCAATTGGCAGGAGGCATGCGGTTTAGGTCCGCACCAGTGCGGGTTCGAGTCCCGCCGGCCCTACCACCCGTTCGCCGGTGCCGCCCGGCACCGGCGACTGTCGGGAAGGTCACGAACGCAGGTCCGGGCCGTGTCGTCACGCGCAGGATGGCGGCGTGGACCTGCGTTTCGTGCTTGACCCCGACCTGACCCCCGAGCTGCGCGAACGGCTCGTCGCCCTCTGGGTGGAGGTGACGAACGCCGGCGGCGCGGTCGGCTTCGTCGCCCCGGTGAGCGCCGCCGAGGTGCGGCCGGTCGCCGAGTCGACGCTCGCCGAGGTCGCCGACGGACCGGACCGGCTGCTGGCCGGCTACCAGGGTGACCGGCTCGTCGCCGTCCTGGTCATCGCCGACAACCGCTTCCACCTCAAGACGCACTGGCGGGTGCTCAAGCGCGTCATGGTGCATCCCGACACCCAGGGACGCGGCCACGGTGCGGCGCTGATGCGCGAGGCCGAGCGGGTGGCCCGCTCGCTGGGCGTGGAGGCGCTGCACGTGACAGTCCGCGACGGGCTCGGCCTGGATCGCTTCTACCACCGCCTCGGCTACCGCGAGGTCGGCCGGCTCCCCGCCGCCCTGCGCCTGTCCCCCACCGACTCCCGGGACGAGATCCTCATGTGGCGGGACCTCCCCCGCCTGTGACCGCCCGTGTGACCGCACGCCCGCCGGGCATGGGCTCCCAGGGGGCGCGGGGGCGCGGGTCAGGCGCAGGTGGGGGCGGCGGCCTCGCGGAGGGGCGTGAGCGGGGGTGGGGTGGCCGCGGGTGAGGTGGTCGACAGCGGGGGTGACGGGGGCGGGGAGGCGGTACGGGTCGGGGTCGGGTGGAGGGGCGACGGGGAGCGGGACGGCTTCGGCGTACGGGCGGTGGTGGCGATGCCGGCGCCGTACATCCGGGTGCTGCTGCGCTGCACCTGGCCGGGGAGCATCCGGATGCCGGTGGCGGTGGCCCGGTGACCGGACACGTCGGTGACCCGGATCGCGTACGGGCCGGGGCCGGCGCCGGACGGAATCAGCCAGTAGTTGTAGTCCTCACGCGCCGCCGCGCGCCACGAGCCGTTCTGGCGGACCTCCACCGAGCGCAGCGGGTTGCCGTGGTCGCCGACCAGGACGGCGAACCACCACTGCGACGCGCCCTCCTTGAGGCGGAACGTGAGCGGGCCGGGCAGCGGCGGGTCCACCACGGCCCGGTAGCTGATCTTCACCACGCCCTGCACCGGGTCGGCGATCCGGGCGAACGCCTCGGCGGAGAGGTCGAGGTGCCCGGGTGCGCACTCCGGGCACTGGTCCATGACGAGCACCCGGACGGTGCCGCGCGGGCCGGTGACGTCGAGGAAGCCGCCGCAGGACGCGCCGGCCGCGTACTCGCTCGGGCCGAGCGCGACGTAGAGCCGGTTGGCGGGCGCGGCGGGCCGGGAGCAGTTGCCGCCGGCGCCCTTCGAGTCGTAGAACGTGGCCTTGCCGGTGTGCGTGGCGCCGCCGACCGGCGGGGCGGCCAGCGGCAGGGCCACGCGAGTCGCGACGGCGGCCAGCGGCAGGGCCACGCGAGGCGCGACGGCGGCCAGCGGCAGGGCCACGCGAGGCGCGACGGCGGCCAGCGGCAGGGCCACGCGAGGCGCGACGGCGGCCAGCGGCAGGG is a window from the Micromonospora sp. DSM 45708 genome containing:
- the bcp gene encoding thioredoxin-dependent thiol peroxidase, which encodes MTDRLNPGDPAPEFTLPTDDGATLSLADLRGRKVILYAYPAAMTPGCTKQACDFRDSLASLQSAGYQVVGISPDKPAKLAKFRERDAITFPLVADEDKAVLTAYGAYGEKQSYGRTVTGVIRSTFVIDADGKVERALYNVKATGHVAKLRRDLGLD
- a CDS encoding HNH endonuclease signature motif containing protein — its product is MVRYRYSPELLAATAAQAHSVTEVMRLLGVRVSGGSHAHISRQLKRFGIDTSHFTGQAHNRGGRGVRLPVTALLANRPEGSRRVAGHRLRRALYAIGLPEECEACGIGATWQGAPLTLHVDHINGDFLDNRPRNLRLLCPNCHSQTATYAGNRRPAVPAPDVVYDPEAVTPTGFPIGRRLRRRPEWPWRTTVFTVKGS
- a CDS encoding energy-coupling factor ABC transporter permease, with amino-acid sequence METLAMHISNGIIDGPVAAIFAAFALAALTFCVLRGRADLDDRLAPMAGLVAAFIFAVQMLNFPIFTAGVSGHLLGGALAALLVGPWVGALCVAVVLVVQALVFGDGGVAMLGLNITNMAILGTAAAYLLIALLLRVLPRTPAGLAVTAFVSALVSVVVASQGFVLQYWLGGTTDLGGNLGGLAGTMAVAHLLIGIGEGLITATTVVTVARVRPDLVYALRALKKPAVPVPAVPVAGGAR
- a CDS encoding GNAT family N-acetyltransferase, which gives rise to MDLRFVLDPDLTPELRERLVALWVEVTNAGGAVGFVAPVSAAEVRPVAESTLAEVADGPDRLLAGYQGDRLVAVLVIADNRFHLKTHWRVLKRVMVHPDTQGRGHGAALMREAERVARSLGVEALHVTVRDGLGLDRFYHRLGYREVGRLPAALRLSPTDSRDEILMWRDLPRL
- a CDS encoding expansin EXLX1 family cellulose-binding protein, which produces MTDGSAPHPPTPTGDEPPPAGPGRRRAPARARRRLVAAGLAALAAVVAVTLAVRGGAAPACAAPPRVALPPAAVAPRVALPLAAVAPRVALPLAAVAPRVALPLAAVAPRVALPLAAVATRVALPLAAPPVGGATHTGKATFYDSKGAGGNCSRPAAPANRLYVALGPSEYAAGASCGGFLDVTGPRGTVRVLVMDQCPECAPGHLDLSAEAFARIADPVQGVVKISYRAVVDPPLPGPLTFRLKEGASQWWFAVLVGDHGNPLRSVEVRQNGSWRAAAREDYNYWLIPSGAGPGPYAIRVTDVSGHRATATGIRMLPGQVQRSSTRMYGAGIATTARTPKPSRSPSPLHPTPTRTASPPPSPPLSTTSPAATPPPLTPLREAAAPTCA